A DNA window from Salvelinus sp. IW2-2015 linkage group LG4q.1:29, ASM291031v2, whole genome shotgun sequence contains the following coding sequences:
- the LOC111961617 gene encoding WW domain-binding protein 1 isoform X1, with the protein MPQKTLGSIVGLLCTGTWLVQGKEFCFGVNNEQYRCEMGYCCGETECCTYYYELWWFWLVWTLIIMLSCCCAYRHRRVKMRLQQEQRQREISLMAYQGASSSFISPPPLNLRFWTDCKLPDYEEVVGHPPTPPPPYSEIPPETTPPILLPPIQSEAAVVLEPPTEDTPREEQAASSSADQESASAPSQSEQPVEEELLTRRRHVTGDSGIEVCVCQLDEGSGPEEDEEQVCQGARGDCCSASEHHHIIRHKERTPGPQPKGQTASTGDRLV; encoded by the exons GGAAAGGAATTCTGTTTTGGAGTGAACAATGAGCAATACCGGTGTGAGATGGGCTACTGCTGCGGGGAGACCGAGTGCTGCACTTACTACTATGAGCTGTGGT GGTTCTGGCTGGTGTGGACCCTCATCATAATGCTGAGTTGCTGCTGTGCCTACCGTCACCGTCGGGTCAAGATGCGGCTGCAGCAGGAGCAGCGCCAGCGCGAAATCAGCCTTATGGCCTATCAGGGAGCTTCTAGTTCTTTcatctcccctccacccctcaacTTGA GGTTCTGGACAGACTGCAAGCTTCCTGACTATGAAGAGGTGGTGGGTCATCCCCCGACTCCCCCTCCGCCTTACTCCGAGATCCCCCCAGAGACCACCCCTCCCATCCTACTGCCCCCCATCCAATCAGAAGCTGCTGTGGTGCTGGAGCCCCCAACAGAGGACACTCCAAGAGAGGAGCAGGCCGCTAGTTCCTCAGCAGACCAGGAATCCGCATCTgctcccagccaatcagaacaacCGGTGGAAGAAGAGCTGCTGACCCGGCGCAGGCATGTGACTGGCGACTCGGGgatcgaggtgtgtgtgtgccaactgGACGAGGGCTCTGGGCCGGAAGAGGACGAGGAGCAGGTGTGTCAGGGGGCCAGGGGGGACTGCTGCTCTGCCTCTGAGCACCACCACATCATCAGACACAAAGAGAGAACCCCAGGGCCTCAGCCCAAGGGCCAGACCGCCAGCACCGGAGACCGCCTGGTCTGA
- the LOC111961617 gene encoding WW domain-binding protein 1 isoform X2 yields MGYCCGETECCTYYYELWWFWLVWTLIIMLSCCCAYRHRRVKMRLQQEQRQREISLMAYQGASSSFISPPPLNLRFWTDCKLPDYEEVVGHPPTPPPPYSEIPPETTPPILLPPIQSEAAVVLEPPTEDTPREEQAASSSADQESASAPSQSEQPVEEELLTRRRHVTGDSGIEVCVCQLDEGSGPEEDEEQVCQGARGDCCSASEHHHIIRHKERTPGPQPKGQTASTGDRLV; encoded by the exons ATGGGCTACTGCTGCGGGGAGACCGAGTGCTGCACTTACTACTATGAGCTGTGGT GGTTCTGGCTGGTGTGGACCCTCATCATAATGCTGAGTTGCTGCTGTGCCTACCGTCACCGTCGGGTCAAGATGCGGCTGCAGCAGGAGCAGCGCCAGCGCGAAATCAGCCTTATGGCCTATCAGGGAGCTTCTAGTTCTTTcatctcccctccacccctcaacTTGA GGTTCTGGACAGACTGCAAGCTTCCTGACTATGAAGAGGTGGTGGGTCATCCCCCGACTCCCCCTCCGCCTTACTCCGAGATCCCCCCAGAGACCACCCCTCCCATCCTACTGCCCCCCATCCAATCAGAAGCTGCTGTGGTGCTGGAGCCCCCAACAGAGGACACTCCAAGAGAGGAGCAGGCCGCTAGTTCCTCAGCAGACCAGGAATCCGCATCTgctcccagccaatcagaacaacCGGTGGAAGAAGAGCTGCTGACCCGGCGCAGGCATGTGACTGGCGACTCGGGgatcgaggtgtgtgtgtgccaactgGACGAGGGCTCTGGGCCGGAAGAGGACGAGGAGCAGGTGTGTCAGGGGGCCAGGGGGGACTGCTGCTCTGCCTCTGAGCACCACCACATCATCAGACACAAAGAGAGAACCCCAGGGCCTCAGCCCAAGGGCCAGACCGCCAGCACCGGAGACCGCCTGGTCTGA